aatttatatttttataagtttttaaagggttaaataaaaattttatcactttttgaggtaaattacaattttactatattctaatttaaaattttatgatttttataggaccaaaagttaaatttatcattttaggatTTTTAACTCACATTTTGCGttgaattaattaatttcggCCTAAATTGTAAACTTAACATTTAAAGATTACAATATGCTCCAAATGTATGCACAGTTTACATATTTAGAATAAAAACTAAAGTAACCAACAAGTTTAGGATGCAATGGCAAGACATATTATATTCTAAGAGAAAAATATAGTTCGAACCTTGAAGAAGGCATTATTGGGAGAAATAGTCATAAACCCCAAACATGAACCATAAAATGAACATGAAAAGTGCAAAAAAGGAGATTGAAAGATTTTGGTCAACCATCCCTGCAAGACAACTACTCGTTTTTATAATGACAGAATGTGTCTCATTATAAGCATCATTCTTATGCATCCTACAAAAATAGCACGATAATAAGTTTGTCACATTAAGATTACCAAACATGAAACCTTCCTTATAAATACTCTTGTTACGATGCAGAAATGATTGACCCTTAAGCATTCCAGTCTCTTCATTATCCTCGACATACCCTTTTGCAACCTTAATCCCTTCATTCACTTACCTCCTCTGTCTCTTTGCTCAGGCCATCAGAATCACCACATCCTTCTCTATGTGTTACACCCTTGTTGATACCCAACATCAACACAAATAATAGAATTGATGCGACACTTGCTGGTCTACCATACCAGAAAAGGGTTATATCAAGCATTTTGCGGAAAACGACCTCAGAAATAGAGATACCAACCATTGTTCCCCCACCATGGTCAACCATTGTTTAGATAAAAGAGTTGGAGTAGCCATTAGCCAATAAAGCTTTGGAGTAATGGTTTTCCCACAGAAATTTCCAGGTCACTTTCAAAGAAGGTGAGGCCAATTACAAAGTAAAAGCCATTAAAAAAGCTTTATATAAATTCCTGAGagagacaaaataaaaaaattcatgcaCGTGGAAATAAAGGTCGAATAGGAAACTTTCAAACCACCTCCctcaataaatattaaaattttatattattttcactgTGTTTCAAGCATATGCAAAGACCCATAGACCATCATAGTATCATGATTTGATAATGACTCAACACCAACAGATCCAATAATTTAAGGTACACCATCATTTTCTAGTAAAATCTTCATTTCCATACCTCGTTGAAGATTTTTACTTCAAGCTCTttctctatatatatacatacaccaTAGCACTTGCATCTCTTAAAACTTGTAGACCCTTCATTTTTCTTCTGGTTTTCAATCCATTGGCAGCATTAAGTGTTGAAGAATATGAGTTCAGAGGATTTAGGGACTGATAAAGTTCCCCATAGTTGTCCATTAAGTGGACCTTTAAACAAAAGGGTAGCAAGGAAAGGTGCTCGGTTCAACGTCCCGGATTCGAGCTCATCGAAAGACGATGGCTACGTTGAGATTACCCTCGATGTTTGCGATGATTCGGTGGCGGTTCATAGTTTAAAAGCTGCAAATGGAGACGATTTGGAGCAAGACCCAGAGTTGGCTTTGCTTGCCAAAGGTCTTGAGAAGCGAACTACTTTGGGTTCATTAATGGCGAGGAATGCTTCGGCTAAGATTAGGCAAGTGGGTCATGAATTGAAGCGTTTAACATCGTTCACCAAGAAGCCAGCTCGGTTCGATCGGACGAAATCCGCTGCGGCTCATGCTTTGACAGGACTTAAGTTCATAAGCAAGACTGATGGTGGACATGGATGGGCAGCTGTTGAAAAACGGTTTGATGAAATTACTGGTTCGAACAATGGGTATTTGCCTCGTTCACAGTTTGGGGAATGTATAGGAATGGAGTCGAAGGAATTTGCAGGGTTGCTGTTTGATGCACTAGCTCGAAGACAAAACCTTCATGGGGATTCAATTGATAAAGTTCACCTTAAATACTTTTGGGATCAGATCTCGAATCAAAGCTTTGATGCTAGGCTTCAAACTTTCTTTGACATGTAAAATTTGCTTATTCTTTTTTCACATTTTCTCGGATTAAATGTTCATCAATAAGCTTTATATACACCTTAACTTACCTTCTGAGTTAAGTGTTTGATAAAATGCCAGGGTGGATAAAGATGCAGATGGAAGAATAACTGAAGAGGAAGTCAAAGAGGTATGCTATGCCATGCCATGCTCTAAGCGAGACATTTGATTTTTGCTGATCTGATTCCGAGTTGGGTGGATCGAGTTACATGTTTGGTCAATTTCGGGTTCAAGTACTATATGCTATCATTTTTGGGTTTGAGTTTTCGGGTGTGAAGTTTTAAGTTTTTGGTTGAGCTAATACGAATTTAGATCATTTCAACTTCGGGTCACTTTCAATTACAAGTTCATGGTTATTTAATGTTGAGTTTTCATTTTAAAGTTCGGATTCTTCCGATTTTGATCAATCTTGATTAGGGTAAATTTGAGTTAAAGTTGTTGTCTTTTATGGTCAAATTGGATTGAGTTGGGTGGTCAAATTGGACCGAGTTGGGTGTGGGCAGGGGCAGGGACAAGCTAAAAATTGGTTTAGGGGTAAGAGATGAATCATAAATTATTGAagggtaaaatgtaattttacagttaataataacatataatttcataaaaatttaagagactaaatagaaaatttaccatttttgagCCCTTTGATGGAGCTTCCATCTCTCGGTGTGGATTTAGGTTGATTGGACAGGTCAAGTCGAGTTGGGTGAGAATTGATAGGTATAAATGCAGCCTATGttgtttgaatttaaatatagTGTTGAATATGGATATGTTTCCTCTATCTAAAATAGAATGAAAAGATTGATATATAAAACCAAAAAGTTGACCATATAGTATGTTCCTTAGAGTAACTATTCTATATCTAACTGTTAATTTACTTTCACAGATTATAAGCCTCAGTGCCTCTGCAAACAAACTCTCAAATATCCAGAAACAAGCTGAGGAATATGCAGCTTTGATTATGGAAGAATTAGACCCTGACAATTTGGGATACATCATGGTAAGATTCAAGAAATTCCCTTACAATTATTGTTGGCTtttgtgttttaaatttttttttggttaaaatgtgttataagtcCCTATAATCTttgtaaatttggaatttagtctatgtacttttgtttctaagaatttagtccctctacttttcaggtttcaaAATTCAGCTCCAACTATTAATCCTGTTAAAATTactttgttaaatttaaattcattacaatgtcatttttttagttacaatACTACCAagtgaataattttttttctatttcaaaatgttacactgacaaatttaatagtgttaataattaaacttaaattttgaaatctaaagagtagaggaactaaattcctgaaaatacagatacagggactaaatttcaaatttatgaagaATAGAGGGATCTATGACATACTTTAACCTTCATCTTTTGAATTCAATTCCATGACCAGAATTCTTAAACTTTAAACCAGATAAATAACCTGGAAATGCTTCttctacaagcaccaaaccaatcTGTAAGAGGAGAAAGCCGAAACCTGAGCCAAATGATAAGCCAGAACCTTAAGCCTACACATGACCATAACCCACTGAGGAGATTCTATAGGGGCACCAAGTATTTCTTGGTAGATAACTGGCAAAGAGTTTGGGTGATGGCTTTATGGATTGCGGTTATGTGTGGCCTATTTACATACAAATATATTGAATATCGAAGACGAAAAGATGTATTTGATGTGATGCGGCATTGTGTTTGCTTTGCCAAAGGTGCAGCTGAGACACTTAAATTGAATATGGCTTTGATTCTGCTACCGGTCTGTCGTAACACCATCACCTGGTTAAGGAACAAGACAAAGCTAGGTGTTGTAGTTCCCTTTGATGACAACCTCAACTTCCACAAGGTAATACAGACGTTTATCTAACTTAAGAGTTATTGCTTACATGTTGGAATTAGGTAAAAGAATTATGGAGGCTCCTATATTAGGAGTAGATTGTGTTTCTAATAGAAGGATCAATTTGtcctttgatctaatgtacagggACTAATCTGTCCATTTTTGAAATCTAACTCCTAATACTATggcctctatggtacttttaccgttGGAATTACAGAATGAATTGTGTTTATTTGAATGCTTTGGTACAGGTTATAGCAGTTGGGATTACAATTGGGGTTGGAATACACGGAATAGCTCATTTGGCGTGCGATTTCCCTCGCCTGCTTCATGCCACACCTGATCAGTATAGAccaatgataaaatattttgggAAACAACACACGAGTTACTGGCATTTTGTTAGGCATGTAGAAGGAATTACTGGGATTGTAATGGTGGTGTTAATGGCTATAGCTTTCACGTTAGCCACACCGTGGTTCAGACGGGGTAAGATGAAGAACCTTCCCAAGCCTCTCAAGAAGCTTACAGGCTTCAATGCCTTTTGGTATTCTCACCATCTATTTGTCATTGTTTATACTCTTCTTATTGTCCATGGAATTAAGCTCTTCTTGACCGATAAATTTTGCAAGAGAACGGTAAGCaatgaccacaaattcgagttacaAAGAACTAAGTTCTGTAATAAACATATCTGTTGAACT
The Gossypium hirsutum isolate 1008001.06 chromosome A07, Gossypium_hirsutum_v2.1, whole genome shotgun sequence genome window above contains:
- the LOC107937990 gene encoding respiratory burst oxidase homolog protein C, translated to MSSEDLGTDKVPHSCPLSGPLNKRVARKGARFNVPDSSSSKDDGYVEITLDVCDDSVAVHSLKAANGDDLEQDPELALLAKGLEKRTTLGSLMARNASAKIRQVGHELKRLTSFTKKPARFDRTKSAAAHALTGLKFISKTDGGHGWAAVEKRFDEITGSNNGYLPRSQFGECIGMESKEFAGLLFDALARRQNLHGDSIDKVHLKYFWDQISNQSFDARLQTFFDMVDKDADGRITEEEVKEIISLSASANKLSNIQKQAEEYAALIMEELDPDNLGYIMINNLEMLLLQAPNQSVRGESRNLSQMISQNLKPTHDHNPLRRFYRGTKYFLVDNWQRVWVMALWIAVMCGLFTYKYIEYRRRKDVFDVMRHCVCFAKGAAETLKLNMALILLPVCRNTITWLRNKTKLGVVVPFDDNLNFHKVIAVGITIGVGIHGIAHLACDFPRLLHATPDQYRPMIKYFGKQHTSYWHFVRHVEGITGIVMVVLMAIAFTLATPWFRRGKMKNLPKPLKKLTGFNAFWYSHHLFVIVYTLLIVHGIKLFLTDKFCKRTTWMYLAIPVFLYLCERLTRLLRSSIKAVAIQKVAVYPGNVLALHMSKPHAFRYKSGQYMFVNCAAVSPFEWHPFSITSAPGDDNLSVHIRTLGDWTRQLRTVFSEVCQQPTDGKSGLLRADCLQGTNNPNFPRVLIDGPYGAPAQDYKKYEIVLLIGLGIGATPMISIVKDIVNNIKAKEEQEDEEEEDKMNALENGNGAAINKTSLSNSKRRLENFKTRRAYFYWVTREQGSFDWFKGIMNEVAEMDRNRVIELHNYCTSVYEEGDARSALITMLQALNHAKNGVDVVSGTRVKSHFAKPDWRRVYKQIAVNHNNARVGVFYCGAPALTKELRQLASDFSRKTSTKFDFHKENF